A single region of the Thunnus maccoyii chromosome 10, fThuMac1.1, whole genome shotgun sequence genome encodes:
- the pbxip1b gene encoding pre-B-cell leukemia homeobox interacting protein 1b isoform X4, with protein sequence MSGGSSTNNSWTILTPEETAAETLRPLAEGTEHHEESHTSTEGCGANNQPAEDTTSAEGPSVEEHLVSEEKKGELSEASSTDHHTYEPTTITDATVPSSLDVSSSSIPGSDVLSQSEGLAEGQAQSSPDPDSFTDSYTHITPSPDEPPASLLSTETLGGVEFTQEEERPAQEGAPHPLNGEELQQEGEESDLSPRTTDLGKQADSPGDSEVGDERAEKTGEEGEPEVRRRRSLLAALERIGRAEEEDEGEEEFQLPQREEESGFSVNKCILGAVILLGLGTIFFSGVFMDLDEESDYNTRELKDPEVPGKQEWLNPEVPPPPVDADSTDLLNKIANENKQIPVLQAQLQAQKEELKVAKGQAAEGAAERMRWEEVEKENSRLKKDMASLPVLQKENERMKRELESVSALQKELDTLRSTLTELKLSSASEAAQAPVKPTTSPPSGQPEDSSPSIAGSTARQSWIPLDEQRAEKKKDRKKDKHDMGEKKEWKEREKSEWKEGEKKESKDGGKTEWKEKELKKGKHEQGKFDKEKVKEGKQKKHSDDKQWKEKDLKKEKASRGDGGKPWKDREGKKEWTEKSERKELKEDKDWKKPKHEKQSEGKQWRGKEEKKDRKGGKDHGEWHKSKEEWKGEKEWKKAKDGFKESGKNKWEKKDWKQKGEKKEWKKDSEWKSKTSKDLGKEGKGKCERKQWEENENHGKGKGKDERKQWSESNWKAKNGQDGKDWKKKNERKQWEKKEEEWKKGGQKEKKHFGDWKKDKSSFQKNKDEHKSTSNHNRHDHHEEHPWKDKMPPHTHRQPSLDQPEYWIHQRDRLQHNPKPPQHCNSLETCAQAEGLLPVPLPEFEAILLTYLAKAEEFGVDSSKIEELKKLATEFFKDGVFVHDQMSFQEFVEDLSDILEDMVEVDENDGEEDSAIEDEMEEFEREVIKKFSVPGAGEKEEKIKGEWRKESGRARG encoded by the exons AGCTGGACCATCCTCACTCCTGAG GAGACTGCTGCTGAAACCCTGAGGCCTCTGGCAGAAGGGACAGAGCACCATGAGGAAAGCCATACATCTACAGAAG GCTGTGGGGCCAACAACCAGCCTGCAGAGGATACAACATCTGCAGAGGGGCCCTCTGTGGAGGAACACCTG GTatcagaagagaaaaaaggagagctAAGCGAAGCCTCCAGCACAGATCACCACACCTACGAGCCCACCACCATCACTGATGCCACCGTTCCCTCTTCTTTGGACGTCTCGAGCAGCTCCATCCCTGGCAGTGATGTGCTCAGCCAGTCAGAGGGCCTAGCTGAGGGCCAGGCACAGTCCAGCCCAGACCCGGATTCATTCACTGACTCCTACACCCATATAACTCCCTCCCCTGATGAGCCCCCAGCCTCGCTGCTGAGCACAGAGACTCTGGGAGGGGTGGAGTTTacacaggaagaagagaggCCAGCACAGGAAGGAGCACCGCATCCGCTAAATGGGGAGGAGCTACAACAGGAAGGGGAGGAGTCAGACCTGTCTCCGAGGACGACTGACTTGGGGAAACAGGCAG ACTCCCCAGGGGATTCAGAGGTTGGGGACGAGAGGGCCGAGAAGAcgggagaggagggagagccagaggtgaggagaaggaggtCTCTCTTGGCAGCTCTGGAGCGGATCGGAAGggcagaggaggaagacgaaGGAGAGGAAGAATTTCAGTTGCCACAGCGAGAGGAAGAGAGTGGGTTCTCTGTGAACAAGTGCATCCTGGGTGCCGTCATTCTGTTAGGCCTCGGGACCATCTTTTTCTCAG GTGTCTTCATGGACCTGGATGAGG AGAGTGACTATAACACGAGGGAGCTGAAAGATCCAGAAGTACCAGGAAAACAG GAGTGGCTTAATCCGGAGGTTCCTCCACCCCCAGTAGATGCTGACAGCACAGATCTTCTAAATAAGATAGCCAACGAAAACAAGCAGATTCCTGTGCTACAAGCCCAACTTCAG gcACAGAAAGAAGAGCTAAAAGTAGCCAAGGGACAGGCAGCAGAGGGAGCAGCAGAGCGGATGCggtgggaggaggtggagaaggaaAACAGTAGGTTGAAGAAAGACATGGCATCTCTCCCTGTCCTTCAGAAAGAAAACgagaggatgaagagagagcTGGAGTCTGTCTCGGCCCTACAGAAAGAACTAGACACTCTGAGATCCACTCTGACTGAATTAAAACTCTCATCAG CCAGTGAAGCAGCTCAGGCACCTGTGAAGCCTACTACATCGCCCCCCAGTGGTCAGCCAGAGGACAGCAGCCCAAGTATAGCTGGATCTACAGCGAGACAGTCCTGGATACCATTGGATGAGCAAAGGgctgagaagaagaaagatCGGAAGAAGGACAAACACGACATGGGCGAGAAGAAAgagtggaaagagagagaaaaatctgaatggaaagaaggagagaaaaaggagagcaAAGATGGAGGTAAAACAGAATGGAAGGAGAAGGAGTTGAAAAAGGGGAAACACGAGCAAGGAAAGTTTGACAAGGAGAAAGTTAAGGAAGGTAAGCAAAAGAAGCACAGTGATGACAAACAGTGGAAGGAGAAAGacctgaagaaagaaaaggctAGCAGAGGGGATGGAGGAAAACCATGGAAGGATAGGGAAGGGAAGAAAGAGTGGacagaaaaaagtgagagaaaagaacTGAAGGAGgacaaagactggaaaaagcCAAAGCACGAGAAACAGAGTGAGGGTAAGCAATGGAGgggaaaggaggagaagaaggataGGAAGGGAGGAAAAGATCATGGAGAGTGGCACAAGAGCAAGGAGGAGTGGAAGGGAGAGAAGGAGTGGAAGAAAGCAAAAGATGGCTTTAAGGAAAGTGGCAAAAACAAGTGGGAGAAAAAAGATTGGAaacagaaaggagagaagaaagagtgGAAGAAAGACAGTGAGTGGAAGAGCAAAACCAGCAAAGATCTTGGTAAAGAAGGGAAAGGAAAGTGTGAAAGGAAACAGTGGGAAGAGAATGAAAATCATGGTAAAGGGAAGGGAAAGGATGAGAGGAAACAGTGGAGCGAGAGCAACTGGAAGGCTAAAAATGGTCAAGATGGTAAGGACTGGAAAAAGAAGAATGAGAGGAAGCAgtgggaaaagaaagaagaagagtggaagaaaggaggacagaaagagaaaaagcactTCGGAGATTGGAAAAAGGACAAATCCAGCttccagaaaaacaaagacGAGCACAAGTCAACCAGTAACCACAACCGCCATGACCACCATGAGGAGCATCCGTGGAAAGACAAGATGCCCCCTCATACACACCGCCAACCCTCCCTCGATCAACCTGAGTACTGGATCCACCAGAGAGACCGCCTCCAGCATAACCCTAAACCTCCACAGCACTGTAACTCACTGGAGACCTGTGCTCAGGCTGAGGGGCTGCTCCCTGTCCCTTTACCCGAGTTCGAGGCCATCCTCCTAACATACCTAGCCAAGGCAGAGGAGTTTGGTGTGGATTCCTCCAAAATAGAAGAGCTCAAAAAGCTAGCCACCGAGTTCTTCAAGGACGGAGTCTTTGTTCATGACCAGATGAGCTTTCAAGAATTCGTCGAAGATTTGAGCGATATTTTAGAAGACATGGTGGAAGTGGATGAAAACGATGGAGAAGAGGATAGTGCCATAGAGGACGAAATGGAGGAGTTTGAACGAGAAGTCATAAAAAAGTTTTCAGTGCCAGGagctggagagaaagaggagaaaatcaaGGGGGAGTGGAGGAAGGAAAGTGGCCGAGCACGTGGCTGA
- the pbxip1b gene encoding pre-B-cell leukemia homeobox interacting protein 1b isoform X7, whose translation MSGGSSTNNSWTILTPEETAAETLRPLAEGTEHHEESHTSTEGCGANNQPAEDTTSAEGPSVEEHLVSEEKKGELSEASSTDHHTYEPTTITDATVPSSLDVSSSSIPGSDVLSQSEGLAEGQAQSSPDPDSFTDSYTHITPSPDEPPASLLSTETLGGVEFTQEEERPAQEGAPHPLNGEELQQEGEESDLSPRTTDLGKQADSPGDSEVGDERAEKTGEEGEPEVRRRRSLLAALERIGRAEEEDEGEEEFQLPQREEESGFSVNKCILGAVILLGLGTIFFSGVFMDLDEESDYNTRELKDPEVPGKQEWLNPEVPPPPVDADSTDLLNKIANENKQIPVLQAQLQAQKEELKVAKGQAAEGAAERMRWEEVEKENTSEAAQAPVKPTTSPPSGQPEDSSPSIAGSTARQSWIPLDEQRAEKKKDRKKDKHDMGEKKEWKEREKSEWKEGEKKESKDGGKTEWKEKELKKGKHEQGKFDKEKVKEGKQKKHSDDKQWKEKDLKKEKASRGDGGKPWKDREGKKEWTEKSERKELKEDKDWKKPKHEKQSEGKQWRGKEEKKDRKGGKDHGEWHKSKEEWKGEKEWKKAKDGFKESGKNKWEKKDWKQKGEKKEWKKDSEWKSKTSKDLGKEGKGKCERKQWEENENHGKGKGKDERKQWSESNWKAKNGQDGKDWKKKNERKQWEKKEEEWKKGGQKEKKHFGDWKKDKSSFQKNKDEHKSTSNHNRHDHHEEHPWKDKMPPHTHRQPSLDQPEYWIHQRDRLQHNPKPPQHCNSLETCAQAEGLLPVPLPEFEAILLTYLAKAEEFGVDSSKIEELKKLATEFFKDGVFVHDQMSFQEFVEDLSDILEDMVEVDENDGEEDSAIEDEMEEFEREVIKKFSVPGAGEKEEKIKGEWRKESGRARG comes from the exons AGCTGGACCATCCTCACTCCTGAG GAGACTGCTGCTGAAACCCTGAGGCCTCTGGCAGAAGGGACAGAGCACCATGAGGAAAGCCATACATCTACAGAAG GCTGTGGGGCCAACAACCAGCCTGCAGAGGATACAACATCTGCAGAGGGGCCCTCTGTGGAGGAACACCTG GTatcagaagagaaaaaaggagagctAAGCGAAGCCTCCAGCACAGATCACCACACCTACGAGCCCACCACCATCACTGATGCCACCGTTCCCTCTTCTTTGGACGTCTCGAGCAGCTCCATCCCTGGCAGTGATGTGCTCAGCCAGTCAGAGGGCCTAGCTGAGGGCCAGGCACAGTCCAGCCCAGACCCGGATTCATTCACTGACTCCTACACCCATATAACTCCCTCCCCTGATGAGCCCCCAGCCTCGCTGCTGAGCACAGAGACTCTGGGAGGGGTGGAGTTTacacaggaagaagagaggCCAGCACAGGAAGGAGCACCGCATCCGCTAAATGGGGAGGAGCTACAACAGGAAGGGGAGGAGTCAGACCTGTCTCCGAGGACGACTGACTTGGGGAAACAGGCAG ACTCCCCAGGGGATTCAGAGGTTGGGGACGAGAGGGCCGAGAAGAcgggagaggagggagagccagaggtgaggagaaggaggtCTCTCTTGGCAGCTCTGGAGCGGATCGGAAGggcagaggaggaagacgaaGGAGAGGAAGAATTTCAGTTGCCACAGCGAGAGGAAGAGAGTGGGTTCTCTGTGAACAAGTGCATCCTGGGTGCCGTCATTCTGTTAGGCCTCGGGACCATCTTTTTCTCAG GTGTCTTCATGGACCTGGATGAGG AGAGTGACTATAACACGAGGGAGCTGAAAGATCCAGAAGTACCAGGAAAACAG GAGTGGCTTAATCCGGAGGTTCCTCCACCCCCAGTAGATGCTGACAGCACAGATCTTCTAAATAAGATAGCCAACGAAAACAAGCAGATTCCTGTGCTACAAGCCCAACTTCAG gcACAGAAAGAAGAGCTAAAAGTAGCCAAGGGACAGGCAGCAGAGGGAGCAGCAGAGCGGATGCggtgggaggaggtggagaaggaaAACA CCAGTGAAGCAGCTCAGGCACCTGTGAAGCCTACTACATCGCCCCCCAGTGGTCAGCCAGAGGACAGCAGCCCAAGTATAGCTGGATCTACAGCGAGACAGTCCTGGATACCATTGGATGAGCAAAGGgctgagaagaagaaagatCGGAAGAAGGACAAACACGACATGGGCGAGAAGAAAgagtggaaagagagagaaaaatctgaatggaaagaaggagagaaaaaggagagcaAAGATGGAGGTAAAACAGAATGGAAGGAGAAGGAGTTGAAAAAGGGGAAACACGAGCAAGGAAAGTTTGACAAGGAGAAAGTTAAGGAAGGTAAGCAAAAGAAGCACAGTGATGACAAACAGTGGAAGGAGAAAGacctgaagaaagaaaaggctAGCAGAGGGGATGGAGGAAAACCATGGAAGGATAGGGAAGGGAAGAAAGAGTGGacagaaaaaagtgagagaaaagaacTGAAGGAGgacaaagactggaaaaagcCAAAGCACGAGAAACAGAGTGAGGGTAAGCAATGGAGgggaaaggaggagaagaaggataGGAAGGGAGGAAAAGATCATGGAGAGTGGCACAAGAGCAAGGAGGAGTGGAAGGGAGAGAAGGAGTGGAAGAAAGCAAAAGATGGCTTTAAGGAAAGTGGCAAAAACAAGTGGGAGAAAAAAGATTGGAaacagaaaggagagaagaaagagtgGAAGAAAGACAGTGAGTGGAAGAGCAAAACCAGCAAAGATCTTGGTAAAGAAGGGAAAGGAAAGTGTGAAAGGAAACAGTGGGAAGAGAATGAAAATCATGGTAAAGGGAAGGGAAAGGATGAGAGGAAACAGTGGAGCGAGAGCAACTGGAAGGCTAAAAATGGTCAAGATGGTAAGGACTGGAAAAAGAAGAATGAGAGGAAGCAgtgggaaaagaaagaagaagagtggaagaaaggaggacagaaagagaaaaagcactTCGGAGATTGGAAAAAGGACAAATCCAGCttccagaaaaacaaagacGAGCACAAGTCAACCAGTAACCACAACCGCCATGACCACCATGAGGAGCATCCGTGGAAAGACAAGATGCCCCCTCATACACACCGCCAACCCTCCCTCGATCAACCTGAGTACTGGATCCACCAGAGAGACCGCCTCCAGCATAACCCTAAACCTCCACAGCACTGTAACTCACTGGAGACCTGTGCTCAGGCTGAGGGGCTGCTCCCTGTCCCTTTACCCGAGTTCGAGGCCATCCTCCTAACATACCTAGCCAAGGCAGAGGAGTTTGGTGTGGATTCCTCCAAAATAGAAGAGCTCAAAAAGCTAGCCACCGAGTTCTTCAAGGACGGAGTCTTTGTTCATGACCAGATGAGCTTTCAAGAATTCGTCGAAGATTTGAGCGATATTTTAGAAGACATGGTGGAAGTGGATGAAAACGATGGAGAAGAGGATAGTGCCATAGAGGACGAAATGGAGGAGTTTGAACGAGAAGTCATAAAAAAGTTTTCAGTGCCAGGagctggagagaaagaggagaaaatcaaGGGGGAGTGGAGGAAGGAAAGTGGCCGAGCACGTGGCTGA
- the pbxip1b gene encoding pre-B-cell leukemia homeobox interacting protein 1b isoform X5, with protein sequence MSGGSSTNNSWTILTPEETAAETLRPLAEGTEHHEESHTSTEGCGANNQPAEDTTSAEGPSVEEHLVSEEKKGELSEASSTDHHTYEPTTITDATVPSSLDVSSSSIPGSDVLSQSEGLAEGQAQSSPDPDSFTDSYTHITPSPDEPPASLLSTETLGGVEFTQEEERPAQEGAPHPLNGEELQQEGEESDLSPRTTDLGKQADSPGDSEVGDERAEKTGEEGEPEVRRRRSLLAALERIGRAEEEDEGEEEFQLPQREEESGFSVNKCILGAVILLGLGTIFFSESDYNTRELKDPEVPGKQEWLNPEVPPPPVDADSTDLLNKIANENKQIPVLQAQLQAQKEELKVAKGQAAEGAAERMRWEEVEKENSRLKKDMASLPVLQKENERMKRELESVSALQKELDTLRSTLTELKLSSGTEGGAASEAAQAPVKPTTSPPSGQPEDSSPSIAGSTARQSWIPLDEQRAEKKKDRKKDKHDMGEKKEWKEREKSEWKEGEKKESKDGGKTEWKEKELKKGKHEQGKFDKEKVKEGKQKKHSDDKQWKEKDLKKEKASRGDGGKPWKDREGKKEWTEKSERKELKEDKDWKKPKHEKQSEGKQWRGKEEKKDRKGGKDHGEWHKSKEEWKGEKEWKKAKDGFKESGKNKWEKKDWKQKGEKKEWKKDSEWKSKTSKDLGKEGKGKCERKQWEENENHGKGKGKDERKQWSESNWKAKNGQDGKDWKKKNERKQWEKKEEEWKKGGQKEKKHFGDWKKDKSSFQKNKDEHKSTSNHNRHDHHEEHPWKDKMPPHTHRQPSLDQPEYWIHQRDRLQHNPKPPQHCNSLETCAQAEGLLPVPLPEFEAILLTYLAKAEEFGVDSSKIEELKKLATEFFKDGVFVHDQMSFQEFVEDLSDILEDMVEVDENDGEEDSAIEDEMEEFEREVIKKFSVPGAGEKEEKIKGEWRKESGRARG encoded by the exons AGCTGGACCATCCTCACTCCTGAG GAGACTGCTGCTGAAACCCTGAGGCCTCTGGCAGAAGGGACAGAGCACCATGAGGAAAGCCATACATCTACAGAAG GCTGTGGGGCCAACAACCAGCCTGCAGAGGATACAACATCTGCAGAGGGGCCCTCTGTGGAGGAACACCTG GTatcagaagagaaaaaaggagagctAAGCGAAGCCTCCAGCACAGATCACCACACCTACGAGCCCACCACCATCACTGATGCCACCGTTCCCTCTTCTTTGGACGTCTCGAGCAGCTCCATCCCTGGCAGTGATGTGCTCAGCCAGTCAGAGGGCCTAGCTGAGGGCCAGGCACAGTCCAGCCCAGACCCGGATTCATTCACTGACTCCTACACCCATATAACTCCCTCCCCTGATGAGCCCCCAGCCTCGCTGCTGAGCACAGAGACTCTGGGAGGGGTGGAGTTTacacaggaagaagagaggCCAGCACAGGAAGGAGCACCGCATCCGCTAAATGGGGAGGAGCTACAACAGGAAGGGGAGGAGTCAGACCTGTCTCCGAGGACGACTGACTTGGGGAAACAGGCAG ACTCCCCAGGGGATTCAGAGGTTGGGGACGAGAGGGCCGAGAAGAcgggagaggagggagagccagaggtgaggagaaggaggtCTCTCTTGGCAGCTCTGGAGCGGATCGGAAGggcagaggaggaagacgaaGGAGAGGAAGAATTTCAGTTGCCACAGCGAGAGGAAGAGAGTGGGTTCTCTGTGAACAAGTGCATCCTGGGTGCCGTCATTCTGTTAGGCCTCGGGACCATCTTTTTCTCAG AGAGTGACTATAACACGAGGGAGCTGAAAGATCCAGAAGTACCAGGAAAACAG GAGTGGCTTAATCCGGAGGTTCCTCCACCCCCAGTAGATGCTGACAGCACAGATCTTCTAAATAAGATAGCCAACGAAAACAAGCAGATTCCTGTGCTACAAGCCCAACTTCAG gcACAGAAAGAAGAGCTAAAAGTAGCCAAGGGACAGGCAGCAGAGGGAGCAGCAGAGCGGATGCggtgggaggaggtggagaaggaaAACAGTAGGTTGAAGAAAGACATGGCATCTCTCCCTGTCCTTCAGAAAGAAAACgagaggatgaagagagagcTGGAGTCTGTCTCGGCCCTACAGAAAGAACTAGACACTCTGAGATCCACTCTGACTGAATTAAAACTCTCATCAGGTACAGAGGGAGGAG CAGCCAGTGAAGCAGCTCAGGCACCTGTGAAGCCTACTACATCGCCCCCCAGTGGTCAGCCAGAGGACAGCAGCCCAAGTATAGCTGGATCTACAGCGAGACAGTCCTGGATACCATTGGATGAGCAAAGGgctgagaagaagaaagatCGGAAGAAGGACAAACACGACATGGGCGAGAAGAAAgagtggaaagagagagaaaaatctgaatggaaagaaggagagaaaaaggagagcaAAGATGGAGGTAAAACAGAATGGAAGGAGAAGGAGTTGAAAAAGGGGAAACACGAGCAAGGAAAGTTTGACAAGGAGAAAGTTAAGGAAGGTAAGCAAAAGAAGCACAGTGATGACAAACAGTGGAAGGAGAAAGacctgaagaaagaaaaggctAGCAGAGGGGATGGAGGAAAACCATGGAAGGATAGGGAAGGGAAGAAAGAGTGGacagaaaaaagtgagagaaaagaacTGAAGGAGgacaaagactggaaaaagcCAAAGCACGAGAAACAGAGTGAGGGTAAGCAATGGAGgggaaaggaggagaagaaggataGGAAGGGAGGAAAAGATCATGGAGAGTGGCACAAGAGCAAGGAGGAGTGGAAGGGAGAGAAGGAGTGGAAGAAAGCAAAAGATGGCTTTAAGGAAAGTGGCAAAAACAAGTGGGAGAAAAAAGATTGGAaacagaaaggagagaagaaagagtgGAAGAAAGACAGTGAGTGGAAGAGCAAAACCAGCAAAGATCTTGGTAAAGAAGGGAAAGGAAAGTGTGAAAGGAAACAGTGGGAAGAGAATGAAAATCATGGTAAAGGGAAGGGAAAGGATGAGAGGAAACAGTGGAGCGAGAGCAACTGGAAGGCTAAAAATGGTCAAGATGGTAAGGACTGGAAAAAGAAGAATGAGAGGAAGCAgtgggaaaagaaagaagaagagtggaagaaaggaggacagaaagagaaaaagcactTCGGAGATTGGAAAAAGGACAAATCCAGCttccagaaaaacaaagacGAGCACAAGTCAACCAGTAACCACAACCGCCATGACCACCATGAGGAGCATCCGTGGAAAGACAAGATGCCCCCTCATACACACCGCCAACCCTCCCTCGATCAACCTGAGTACTGGATCCACCAGAGAGACCGCCTCCAGCATAACCCTAAACCTCCACAGCACTGTAACTCACTGGAGACCTGTGCTCAGGCTGAGGGGCTGCTCCCTGTCCCTTTACCCGAGTTCGAGGCCATCCTCCTAACATACCTAGCCAAGGCAGAGGAGTTTGGTGTGGATTCCTCCAAAATAGAAGAGCTCAAAAAGCTAGCCACCGAGTTCTTCAAGGACGGAGTCTTTGTTCATGACCAGATGAGCTTTCAAGAATTCGTCGAAGATTTGAGCGATATTTTAGAAGACATGGTGGAAGTGGATGAAAACGATGGAGAAGAGGATAGTGCCATAGAGGACGAAATGGAGGAGTTTGAACGAGAAGTCATAAAAAAGTTTTCAGTGCCAGGagctggagagaaagaggagaaaatcaaGGGGGAGTGGAGGAAGGAAAGTGGCCGAGCACGTGGCTGA